CCCTTGCTTGGATAAATTCCTCATCAGATGCCAGATTAGGGAAACTGGTATTTAATAATTCCTTTAATCGTAATTCGTAATACGAAATTTCTTTTTCTTGTGTTGCCATAATTTTTATATTTATTAAATTTTATCTATGTATTTGCATTGATACTCACTTTTTGAGTATGAACGCAAACATTTCAAATAATAAGGTTTAGATGATTATCTATTGACGGCATTTATCGCCGTTAAATATTCATTGCTTAAACCAATTGTTTTAGATTACTTTCGTTTTCGTCTTCCTTTTTTATTTTTAGAGTGAGGCGGAAACTCAAATGAGGTAGAACCATCTTCTTGTAATACCAAATAAGCATCAAAACTTCTTCCAGCCTTGTTCTTTAACCCTTTTAAAAGCGTTGTTTTTCCATTTTCTAATAATGCCATTACCGCTTGATCACTTACCTGTTTTCCGCAAACATTTCTAAAGAATAACCATTCGCAATCATCTTCCATACATTTAGCAACTTTCTCATATAGGCGAACGCTTTGCTTTTTACAAACAGGGCAAATCAGTGTAGGTGAAGCAACCCCTTCGATTTCCATCGCTAAAAAATCTTCCGTAATTTTTTGGGTATAATCTTTCATCGCTTGTAAAAAGTCTTCTGGCGGGAGTTGCCCTTCCTCAATTTCATTGAGAGAGGCTTCCCACTCACCCGTTAATGCTACATCGGCGATTTTTCGGTCTTTGACCCATTCATACACTCTTAACCCCTTTTTCGGTGGGAACTAGGCTTTTCTTTTGGCGTTTGATATAGTTTCGTTTCAACAAAGTTTCTATTGTTGCCGCTCGAGTAGCAGGAGTTCCAATACCAGTACCTTTGAGTAATTGTCGTTGATTTTCATCTTCCAAATCCTTACCTGCCGATTCCATAGCCGATAGCAAAGTCACTTCCGTATATAATGGCATTATAAAAAACTATTAAATACCACATAAATATTTAATTGCATTTGTTTTTCCAAGCACACAAATCCTATGCTAAAAATCAAAAGGGATTGAATTTTTCCAACGCTCAAAAAAATACGACAAAAAAATACGACAAAAAAATGGCAAAACAAAAATATTTTAGTAAATTTGTCATCTATTGACAAGTAAATTTTTACAAGTAAATGAAAGCAACTTTTGGGGAATACATCAGAGAATTAAGAACAAATAAAGGCTTGACCTTAACTGAACTTGCAGCATTACTAAAACTTGATTCTGCTAATTTGAGTAAAATTGAAAATGGAAAGCGAGAATTTGACGAAAAACGCTTAGATAAATTAGCAAATGCTTTTGACCTTGATTTTGAAAAGTTAAAGGTAGAATATTTTGGCGATCAATTCGCTAAAAAGATGTACGCTTACAATTGCTCCTCTGAAACATTAATGGTTGCAGAAGAAAAAGTAAACTACCTAAAAAGTATAAATGCTAAACAAGCCGAAATAAAATTTTAAAACTATGAACAAACCATTGACATACATAAGTTTATTCAGTAGCGCAGGCGTTGGTTGTTTTGGCTTTAAACAAAAAGGGTTTGAATGTATTGCGACAAATGAAATTCTTACAAAACGCTTGAAAATACAAACATTTAATAACAAATGTAAATACAATTCAGGTTATTTAGAAGGAGATATTTCAAAAAAAGAAATTAAAAACCAACTCTTTGCTGAAATCAAAAAATGGCAAACTGAACATAAAATTTCTGAACCTGATGTAATCGTGGCAACGCCACCGTGTCAAGGAATGTCGGTTGCAAATCATAAGAAAAATAAGGAGTTGACAAGAAATTCTTTAGTTGTGGAATCAATAAAAATCACCAAAGCAGTCAATCCAAAATTTTTCATATTTGAAAATGTAAGGGCATTTTTAAGAACAACTTGTACCGATATTGACGGAACAGAGAAACCTATTGAAGATGCAATTAAATTGAATTTAGGAGGTCGATATAATATTCTTTTTAAAGTTGTAAACTTCAAAGATTACGGTTCTCATTCGAGTAGAACTAGAACGCTTGTAATTGGAGTTCGCAAAGATTTGCAAAATATTAGTCCGTTTGATATTTTCCCTGAAAAACACAAACCAAAAACGCTTCGTAAACTTTTTGCTAAATTAGAGCAATTGAATGAAATGGGACAAGTATCGCAAAGTGATATTTTTCATTCGTTTAGAGAGTACAATCCTAAAATGCTACCTTGGATTGAAAATTTGAACGAAGGAGAATCGGCATTTCAAAACACTGAAAAAGAAAGAATACCACATCAAATAAAAAATGGAAAAATTGT
This Ornithobacterium rhinotracheale DNA region includes the following protein-coding sequences:
- a CDS encoding topoisomerase C-terminal repeat-containing protein; this encodes MYEWVKDRKIADVALTGEWEASLNEIEEGQLPPEDFLQAMKDYTQKITEDFLAMEIEGVASPTLICPVCKKQSVRLYEKVAKCMEDDCEWLFFRNVCGKQVSDQAVMALLENGKTTLLKGLKNKAGRSFDAYLVLQEDGSTSFEFPPHSKNKKGRRKRK
- a CDS encoding DNA topoisomerase: MPLYTEVTLLSAMESAGKDLEDENQRQLLKGTGIGTPATRAATIETLLKRNYIKRQKKSLVPTEKGVKSV
- a CDS encoding helix-turn-helix domain-containing protein, producing the protein MKATFGEYIRELRTNKGLTLTELAALLKLDSANLSKIENGKREFDEKRLDKLANAFDLDFEKLKVEYFGDQFAKKMYAYNCSSETLMVAEEKVNYLKSINAKQAEIKF